One part of the Panthera leo isolate Ple1 chromosome D4, P.leo_Ple1_pat1.1, whole genome shotgun sequence genome encodes these proteins:
- the LOC122204572 gene encoding 60S ribosomal protein L21-like, with protein sequence MTNRKGKRRGTCCMFPRPFRKHGAVPLATYMRIYKKGDIVDIKGMSTAQKGMPHKCYYGKSGRVYIVSQYVVGIFVNKQVKGKILTKAMNVCIEHVKHSKSQNSFLKYVKENDQKKKEAKEKGTWVQLKHQPAPPREAYFVRTSGKEPELLEPIPYEFMVYV encoded by the coding sequence ATGaccaacagaaagggaaagagaagaggtaCCTGCTGTATGTTCCCTAGgccttttagaaaacatggagCTGTTCCTTTGGCCACATACATGCGAATCTACAAGAAAGGTGATATTGTGGACATCAAGGGAATGAGCACTGCTCAAAAAGGAATGCCTCACAAATGTTACTATGGCAAATCTGGAAGAGTCTACATTGTTTCCCAGTATGTTGTTGGCATTTTTGTAAACAAACAAGTTAAGGGCAAGATTCTTACCAAGGCAATGAATGTATGTATTGAGCATGTTAAGCACTCAAAGAGCCAAAACAGCTTCCTGAAGTatgtgaaggaaaatgatcagaaaaagaaggaagccaaagagaaaggTACTTGGGTTCAACTGAAGCACCAGCCTGCTCCACCCAGAGAAGCCTACTTTGTGAGAACCAGTGGAAAGGAGCCTGAGCTGCTGGAACCCATTCCCTATGAATTTATGGtatatgtgtaa